One Candidatus Paceibacterota bacterium DNA segment encodes these proteins:
- a CDS encoding trypsin-like peptidase domain-containing protein — MSLKEHDKHIVDIVKDISPAVVSIAISKELPTMRGRLSDSLFGSFAPPRETEKTKVGGGSGFIVHADGLVLTNKHVVIDPDAAYTVIMGDDTEYPAKVLSRDPVNDIAVLKIEGMNLPVAPMGDSKKIQLGQTVLAIGNALGMFSNTVSKGIVSGLARSIAAALGSGEHMEELRGVIQTDVAINQGNSGGPLIDLDGNVIAINTAVIYGAQNIGFSIPINWAKQDIKDILEHGRIRRPYIGLTYIMLGKEAQKKYALATDHGALVARDHLPGSVAVVPGSPADKAGIRENDIITEVNGEPLTEKTTLTEALQVFAVGETVKLSLIRNEKPMHVSLTLKERTA, encoded by the coding sequence ATGTCCCTCAAAGAACACGACAAACACATCGTTGATATCGTCAAAGACATTTCGCCAGCCGTAGTAAGTATCGCGATCTCAAAGGAACTCCCCACAATGCGTGGGCGCCTTTCTGATTCCCTCTTCGGATCATTCGCTCCGCCACGCGAAACAGAGAAAACAAAAGTAGGCGGTGGCTCTGGCTTCATCGTGCACGCAGATGGACTCGTACTCACCAACAAGCACGTCGTCATCGACCCCGACGCCGCATACACTGTTATTATGGGTGACGATACCGAATACCCCGCGAAGGTGCTTTCACGTGACCCCGTCAACGACATTGCCGTATTGAAGATAGAAGGCATGAATCTCCCCGTCGCACCGATGGGTGATTCAAAGAAGATTCAGCTCGGGCAAACAGTGCTCGCCATTGGCAACGCGCTGGGCATGTTCTCAAACACTGTTTCAAAGGGTATTGTTTCTGGTCTCGCACGGAGTATCGCCGCGGCGTTGGGCTCGGGCGAGCACATGGAAGAGCTTCGTGGTGTTATTCAAACGGACGTCGCTATCAACCAAGGAAACTCTGGAGGGCCGCTCATTGATTTAGACGGTAACGTCATCGCCATCAACACGGCGGTCATCTATGGCGCGCAGAATATCGGCTTTTCTATCCCCATTAATTGGGCAAAGCAAGACATCAAGGACATTTTAGAGCACGGGCGCATTCGCCGACCGTACATCGGCCTCACCTACATTATGTTGGGCAAGGAAGCACAGAAGAAATATGCACTCGCCACAGATCACGGCGCGCTCGTAGCCCGCGACCACCTCCCCGGCTCTGTCGCTGTGGTCCCCGGCTCCCCCGCAGACAAGGCCGGCATTCGCGAGAACGACATCATCACTGAAGTGAATGGCGAACCGCTCACCGAGAAAACGACGCTCACCGAAGCGCTCCAGGTATTCGCCGTAGGAGAAACCGTGAAGCTCTCACTCATTCGCAACGAAAAACCGATGCACGTCTCTTTGACGCTTAAAGAGCGCACCGCATAG
- the smpB gene encoding SsrA-binding protein SmpB, with product MKEYASNPRAAFDFEIIETLEAGVVLTGNEVKAIKTGKAALRGTYVRMIHERPFLVGATITPYQPANTPPTYNPQADRALLMSKKQIAALSGIGKAEGLTLVPLKLYDKGGRIKLLVGIARGKRKYDKRETIKKKDLTRANQRGLED from the coding sequence ATGAAAGAGTACGCCTCAAACCCGCGGGCCGCATTCGACTTCGAGATTATCGAAACACTCGAGGCTGGTGTTGTGCTCACAGGCAATGAAGTGAAAGCAATTAAAACTGGTAAAGCAGCACTCCGCGGCACCTATGTGCGCATGATTCACGAGCGTCCGTTTCTTGTAGGCGCCACTATCACGCCCTACCAGCCCGCAAACACACCACCCACCTATAACCCGCAGGCAGATCGCGCGCTCCTCATGTCCAAGAAACAGATTGCCGCACTCTCGGGTATCGGCAAGGCAGAAGGCCTTACGCTTGTTCCCCTGAAACTGTATGACAAGGGCGGGCGCATTAAACTGTTAGTAGGCATCGCGCGCGGGAAACGCAAATACGACAAGCGAGAAACGATAAAAAAGAAAGATCTCACACGAGCGAACCAACGCGGACTTGAGGATTAA
- a CDS encoding glycosyltransferase family 4 protein — protein MNRPLNILFIHDYPHAEGGGVEVQTFQDARALASLGHSVTIATTRTVSETFTTDAHVRYPHIVAPRLCLEKASTEADIVQLMRCADVIHVQATFSLRDGMMTALRCADRCGARLVVSLRTTVRHIPFSRIGKLPLIMRQALLDEFCAHLRNSRCIISGPSSAVQASLDELGILRRVHVIHNAKDWDELDTQALHGPVIPRVAITYAGELSHMKGVDVLMRALVKLKRVLSPRSVRVIGAGQDERKLLALAQKLGVGSLLRFEGYISHDRMPAFLRATDVLAVPSRTESWCNVAMEALGLGTPVVASDIEGLAELLDGGRRGLLFPLGDAHALAIALEKVLYSRVIRARLTAPHISREVRTTYCIKKRITELLSFYDTIGAQHYTENINPQVRVGSLV, from the coding sequence ATGAACCGCCCACTTAATATTTTATTTATCCACGACTATCCACACGCTGAAGGCGGCGGTGTTGAGGTGCAGACATTTCAAGATGCTCGTGCCCTAGCTAGTCTTGGGCACTCGGTCACTATTGCGACAACGCGCACCGTATCAGAAACATTTACTACTGATGCGCATGTGCGATATCCGCATATTGTAGCGCCACGGTTATGCCTCGAGAAGGCGAGTACCGAAGCCGACATCGTGCAACTTATGCGGTGCGCTGACGTTATTCATGTACAGGCGACGTTTTCTTTGCGTGATGGTATGATGACTGCTTTGCGATGCGCCGATAGGTGCGGCGCACGCCTTGTAGTGTCACTCCGCACGACAGTGAGACACATACCCTTTTCAAGGATTGGGAAATTGCCGTTGATTATGCGGCAAGCGCTCCTTGATGAATTTTGTGCGCATCTTCGCAATTCGCGGTGTATTATATCCGGTCCTTCTAGTGCCGTGCAGGCGTCCTTAGACGAGCTTGGTATCCTGCGAAGAGTACACGTTATTCATAACGCCAAAGACTGGGATGAGCTAGATACACAAGCTTTGCATGGGCCGGTGATTCCGCGCGTGGCTATTACATATGCTGGCGAGCTCTCTCACATGAAGGGCGTTGATGTGCTCATGCGCGCGCTTGTGAAGCTCAAACGCGTCTTATCGCCACGCTCGGTTCGCGTTATTGGTGCGGGGCAGGACGAGCGCAAGCTACTGGCACTGGCACAGAAGCTTGGCGTTGGTTCACTTTTGCGTTTTGAGGGCTATATATCGCATGACCGTATGCCCGCTTTCTTGCGCGCGACCGACGTGCTCGCGGTGCCGTCGAGAACAGAATCTTGGTGTAATGTGGCGATGGAAGCGCTCGGACTTGGTACCCCGGTGGTTGCGAGCGATATTGAAGGCCTCGCGGAGCTCTTGGATGGTGGGCGGCGTGGGCTATTATTCCCGTTGGGAGACGCACATGCCTTAGCGATTGCGCTTGAGAAGGTGCTTTACAGTCGTGTTATTCGCGCGCGTCTTACCGCCCCACATATTTCTCGAGAGGTGCGTACAACATACTGTATAAAAAAAAGAATAACCGAGCTACTTTCGTTTTACGACACTATTGGAGCGCAGCATTATACTGAGAATATTAATCCTCAAGTCCGCGTTGGTTCGCTCGTGTGA
- a CDS encoding PIG-L family deacetylase, with protein MIISAHPDDDTLVGGTVAALAARGWKVHEFVCTDGSNGKPNARERTAMMANNRRKEIDLFSRDVGMEPPRIRVGGNILLSPTEDIVLELAAYLREVRPDVCILLNRGDYHFEHRAAHAIGLRAIEIAFRSTLLHLGARLEHGIILETDGLNVLANPLILFDISETYAVKMRAMRAAYAERLGRDLLRFDEGLAMLRGGRAKSTYAEAFRIVNPPWYRLTAVSAGILAEFVAIGSPRTP; from the coding sequence GTGATTATATCTGCGCACCCTGACGACGACACGCTTGTTGGCGGCACTGTTGCTGCGCTCGCGGCGCGTGGATGGAAGGTGCACGAATTCGTATGCACCGATGGTAGTAATGGTAAGCCGAATGCGCGAGAGAGAACGGCAATGATGGCAAATAATCGTCGCAAAGAAATTGACTTGTTCTCACGTGACGTTGGCATGGAGCCACCGCGTATTCGTGTTGGCGGGAATATACTTCTCTCGCCGACCGAAGATATAGTGCTTGAGCTGGCGGCGTATCTACGCGAAGTGCGGCCTGATGTATGTATTCTTCTCAATCGCGGAGACTACCACTTCGAACATCGCGCGGCTCACGCCATTGGTCTACGAGCAATAGAAATCGCATTTCGCTCAACGCTCCTTCACTTGGGTGCGCGTCTTGAGCACGGCATTATTCTGGAAACCGACGGCCTTAACGTTTTAGCGAACCCGCTCATTCTCTTTGATATTTCTGAGACGTATGCCGTAAAGATGCGTGCTATGCGTGCTGCGTATGCAGAGCGTTTGGGGCGTGACCTACTCCGCTTTGATGAGGGGCTTGCCATGCTTCGCGGCGGGCGTGCTAAAAGCACATATGCCGAGGCGTTCCGAATAGTAAACCCGCCATGGTATCGTTTAACGGCGGTATCGGCCGGAATTCTTGCCGAGTTTGTGGCGATTGGATCTCCTAGAACACCATGA
- a CDS encoding thermonuclease family protein — protein sequence MLFKNIGLILLGGVLFLTLFSESPKEEGEESALLIQAIETGDVTLSPSVTPSVLPKSTPTLTPRAERSTQQPTLQQSAPVSTPPFLQTQSPQSLPNVFIVTRVVDGDTIDVDYNGTIERVRYIGIDTPETVDPRKPVQCFGKEASRRNTELVLGKSVRLEKDVTDRDAYGRLLRYVYVGDFFVNLELVKNGFAKVYTYPPDVKYDSVFLAAQTEARNSATGLWGVACSTTTTPAPAQAATPTLAPQSGTCDIKGNISSSGEKIYHVEGCRSYNATKINEDAGERWFCSESEALSAGWRKALNCN from the coding sequence ATGTTATTCAAAAACATAGGCCTTATTCTTCTCGGAGGGGTTCTGTTTCTCACGTTGTTTTCGGAGTCTCCGAAAGAAGAAGGGGAGGAAAGCGCGCTGCTGATCCAAGCCATTGAAACTGGCGATGTAACATTGAGTCCGTCGGTTACTCCTTCTGTGCTACCAAAAAGCACCCCAACACTAACGCCGCGGGCAGAACGCTCCACCCAACAACCGACGCTTCAACAGAGTGCTCCAGTATCAACACCGCCCTTCCTACAAACACAATCACCGCAAAGTTTGCCAAATGTGTTTATCGTTACGCGCGTGGTTGATGGGGATACGATTGACGTGGACTATAATGGAACTATCGAACGCGTTCGTTATATCGGCATCGATACGCCGGAAACAGTCGACCCTCGAAAGCCCGTCCAATGCTTTGGGAAAGAAGCTTCTCGCCGAAATACGGAGCTAGTATTGGGAAAAAGTGTGAGGTTAGAAAAAGACGTTACAGATCGCGATGCGTACGGCCGACTACTTCGCTATGTATATGTGGGTGATTTCTTTGTGAATCTCGAGCTGGTAAAGAATGGATTTGCGAAGGTATATACATATCCGCCAGATGTAAAATACGATTCTGTATTTCTAGCGGCGCAGACTGAAGCCCGAAATAGCGCTACTGGTTTGTGGGGCGTAGCCTGTTCAACTACTACCACTCCTGCGCCGGCGCAGGCAGCTACGCCTACTTTAGCTCCACAAAGTGGCACATGCGATATAAAAGGGAACATTAGCTCGTCAGGAGAGAAAATCTATCACGTGGAAGGGTGCCGTTCTTACAACGCCACGAAAATTAACGAAGATGCGGGCGAGCGATGGTTTTGTAGCGAAAGTGAAGCCCTTAGTGCCGGCTGGCGCAAGGCGCTGAATTGTAACTAG